One stretch of Thalassophryne amazonica chromosome 19, fThaAma1.1, whole genome shotgun sequence DNA includes these proteins:
- the siva1 gene encoding apoptosis regulatory protein Siva isoform X1, with amino-acid sequence MPKRGCPFTETFSSQYKIHVGQQELSHNSVLGNKYRQEIYEKTKNLLFNGSKTVTGKIWNGEDKSAVSPACSTSLLKGQTLIGQDGRLTRAGTASGVAMAPGSCCVCQKNQRSRALCSQCDRHTCATCTRQCSSCANVCCSVCTVIDYSGRYDEVICSGCKT; translated from the exons ATGCCGAAACGTGGCTGTCCTTTCACGGAGACGTTTTCCTCGCAGTATAAAATACATGTCGGGCAGCAGGAGTTGAGCCATAACAGTGTGTTAGGCAACAAATACAGACAAGAAATCTACG AGAAGACAAAGAATCTGCTTTTCAATGGCAGCAAGACTGTGACGGGGAAGATATGGAATGGGGAGGACAAGTCTGCGGTGTCTCCTGCCTGCAGCACATCTCTGCTGAAAGGACAGACCCTGATTGGACAGGACGGCCGACTGACGAGAGCAGGCACTGCGTCGG GTGTTGCGATGGCTCCTGGCAGCTGCTGTGTGTGTCAGAAGAACCAGCGGTCCAGAGCGTTGTGTTCGCAGTGTGACCGTCACACATGTGCCACGTGCACTCGCCAGTGTTCCAGCTGCGCCAACGTTTGCTGCTCAGTCTGCACAGTCATAGA TTACAGTGGCCGTTATGATGAAGTTATCTGCTCTGGATGCAAAACGTAA
- the siva1 gene encoding apoptosis regulatory protein Siva isoform X2, which yields MPKRGCPFTETFSSQYKIHVGQQELSHNSVLGNKYRQEIYEKTKNLLFNGSKTVTGKIWNGEDKSAVSPACSTSLLKGQTLIGQDGRLTRAGTASGVAMAPGSCCVCQKNQRSRALCSQCDRHTCATCTRQCSSCANVCCSVCTVIDRSIRPGFSRLTRS from the exons ATGCCGAAACGTGGCTGTCCTTTCACGGAGACGTTTTCCTCGCAGTATAAAATACATGTCGGGCAGCAGGAGTTGAGCCATAACAGTGTGTTAGGCAACAAATACAGACAAGAAATCTACG AGAAGACAAAGAATCTGCTTTTCAATGGCAGCAAGACTGTGACGGGGAAGATATGGAATGGGGAGGACAAGTCTGCGGTGTCTCCTGCCTGCAGCACATCTCTGCTGAAAGGACAGACCCTGATTGGACAGGACGGCCGACTGACGAGAGCAGGCACTGCGTCGG GTGTTGCGATGGCTCCTGGCAGCTGCTGTGTGTGTCAGAAGAACCAGCGGTCCAGAGCGTTGTGTTCGCAGTGTGACCGTCACACATGTGCCACGTGCACTCGCCAGTGTTCCAGCTGCGCCAACGTTTGCTGCTCAGTCTGCACAGTCATAGA CCGAAGTATTCGCCCAGGTTTTAGCCGACTGACCAGGTCGTGA